gttagtttaagatattagtaatattagTAACTATTTTTGTTAAGAAATTGTTTGTTGTGATCATTATTTTGATCGTTACTTTTTACTTAGGCCATtaggaagaagaaagaaatattttttactttattgctgttatatacatatttatgacatatattatatattaactcCTGGAGGCCACACCTCTACTCAGTCATACAGTAGCCAACGGGTGTGATTTgggattttgtttttttaagttttaataacttCATGTGTAATTATTCAAATCAAACTCAAATGTATACTTTATAGAGGTACCATTTCCCGTAGAATCCGATGGCAATACttgcaaaagtaaaaaataccATTAACATAGTGAAAAATCATGATCTTCAAAATAAGATTTCGAAAAATGCGTCTTTTTTTTAGggtgtcattttttaataataaataaaatatttgaatgaaacTTTGGGAAATTAAAGTTCAATAgttgtattttaaagaaaaaaatttgttatagggctatataaaatttaacttttttttttctaatgcaTTGAAGATATGATATTTTTGGATtaggtaaaaaatataaaagaagcaTGTTCggaaagatagaaaaaatttatttggtttAAATTCATTTCATTCGATTTAATCGTGATCATTTATACTTTCTATACATAGGCCAGCTCTATGATTATCGCAAATTATCGTTACTGATAACTGCGACACGTGAGTCGAATTCTGGCCGCATTGAGTCACTTGAATCTCTTTTCTTATAATACTGAAATTATTTAGCGGTACATcatcactttttaaaattgttttaataacatttttaagtcTTAAATTTCGATTTTCTAAGCGCCTGCGAAGCTGTGGCTCAACTAATGAAAAAGTGAGacttttcaaatattcttttctttagaCCCGTGTGGCTTCGGCGTGTACAAAGCCGGAgtctgcaattttttaaaaaattgttatttttttaattgattagtGTTACTTAATTTTACGGAGCATGTAAGTATTTCATCgcaaattatactttttaataatatttaaacctCTACATCTACATGAAACTTTTTACATAGAATATAGTTTTTCATCCTGCAGTGTActgactattttttttaatatgataaaaaaggtATAATTTGCGGTGGAATACTTACATGCTCCGTAAAAAACACTaatcaatttcaaaaataacgattttttttaaattgcagaCACCGGTTTTGTACACGCCGAAGCCACGCTGGTGCAAATTGGAATTTTGGAAGATTTTCGATACTTCTAGCTCACCAGCTATGAAGCGATTAGCGTCAAATAACATGGCATCGGTTACTGTTATGGGTACACAccatagatatataaatggaGCATTATCTAACTTTTTGAAGTCAAGACATCTATATATCTATGGTACACATATTTGTCGTACTAGTTTGATGGCACTGTAGTACGTCTGTTCTGTAACTTTTAACGATAGTGTCGATATCGTTATATTGTCGTTGCgcacatattatatgtaacaaaaaagctgcgcaacaacaatataacaatatactAAACTGTCAAtaagagttacagaataggcctaCAGGACAATTAGAAAAAGGCGGAGATATGGAATTTTGGCTTGGCTTAAATCGCACTTGTGTGGCCTCCAGgggttaaatatttattatggcactgatcatattctacataaaataattgtacatgatcagaatattctacacaaaaaaattgtacgtggaaaaactgtgcacaagaattatccatgaattaaaaattgcacacggaTATATTATGTGTAGAAGAACTGTGTAGTGGACAGTTTTTTTACTACACAGTTTTTCTACACACAATATACCGTgtgcaattttaaattcaattttgtagaatattttgatcgtgtacaattattttgtgtagaatatgatcagtgcctttattatttatcagtatttatcattaaatattattttatcataatatgcTTTCAGCTCATTTCAATTCTTAatcttaaattcttttttccattGGTACAGATAATCATTGTAGAGAAATCTACTGTTAATAAACTAATTTCTaagttattgtaaaaaaaaatattttattataaatatatttttgcttttaagatttaattaatttgtaattataatactttccCAGACGgcacacaatattttcaaaagatttacaaaatataatatttatttgaatattttataaatatttatccaaatattttataaatatttttgtgatcttagatttgacagatcataaagatttatcataaatattataaaaatatttataaaataatttataaaacatttataaatatttacaaaatgttactacaaatctttactttttatttaccataaatattgtataaaatatttagtctatattttaatatgtcgaataaagatttttcctttaatatTATGTGTTCCTTAAATATTCTGGGCTGTCTGAATTACATTTACAACATTtactcaaaatatttaaacgcaATCAATTCTAAATTCTCAAATGTTTATGGGTGTTTACATTCAACATTTCAgcgttaataatcaattatgaCAGTGGTTTTTAAGAACAGCTcaattttgagaatatttaaCAGTTTAAGAGTTGAAAGTTTAAATGTTCAATACTTACACTCAAACTTTAGTGTGAATTAACATTATTGGGTGTACACACTTAAATGTTTcactcaattttttattctttattttcttagaaACTAAGGCCCatcgcaaaaaaatttttttactcacaTACATAAGGGGCAGTCATTCtacatatataacttttatcaaaattaattttttcgatgGCATGGAGAATTTGACTAAAAGTGTCCAAAATAgcacacttttttttaaacctttgTTCAACACAGTGTATTAATGTAATAGTATGTAATAGTATGTATTTTTTGGATCACTGAATTCAAATCTGaagtcaaaattttaaaattcaaaatgtttGATTCAAAATGGACcacctaaaatataaaaatcttacaatacttacaataattattgttaataaaaaatgtgtctcCGATCTACTATTTTGAGTCAGCCATTTTGAATGTAGGGGAAAGAAGGGTAAGATGACTTTAAGGTTTGTCGATTTTTCCTAATTTCTGTGATGATGTAAAAAatgatctatttttttagatttactgAAGTCTTTTGTATCtaccataaaaattaaaaactgttaaataaattagaatttttaaaaattatcattttctaagAACTTGTCAATTTCGTCATCTTGTTTCCCTATGTGAGTAAGATGACTTCCAGGAGCGAAAAGAGTCAAATTAAGTGGTATTATAatctatttattgtttatttgtgtaaatataaattttcttatttatttaacattattatattaatactagaactactttattttataaatataacaaaatcaataaattgcatatgataaaatttacttacagaTTACCAGTATAATTAGTATCATAAATTACAAACTTAATTGGCATAACTTTAACGCAATTACATTTGTTGCAGAACATAATCTGTAAGTACAAATGCGTCATTTAGCGTCATCCGTTATCTTATCCGCAATCATAGTAttcacttatttatttattaaaaatgttacattgtgagaagaaaaaaatatgaatgcagtAGTATATGCGTTTTTAACTATACTGTatcatgattttatttaaccGAAAGTGTTTACTATAATTACACCATTTCCTATAAACAGATGCCAAAAAGTTACACTATACAATATACCTAAAacacatttcttattatattatccacTTTTATGTATCAATTAAAACCAAACTACAACAGAACAATAATCTCCTATTATTTAAAGCTTTTAATGAGTTCAACGTTGGATTTgttattaacttaaaaaaattagtgattCATCTTATCCACTTCGTCATCTTACCCCCTTTCCCCTACACATTTAGATTGCAGATTCGGATTTAATCAAGGTTTGTAGATGAACGACGGGAGGGAAAGGAAGGTCTTCGCATCCTTTGTTACACATTTTGGCCCTAACATGGCCGGGGCCAATACGATATATCAATTTCACCTTCTCCACATTTCACTTTTACTACTACTCACTTACTCTTCTCATGCGAAGACCTTCCTTCCCCTTCCGTCGTTCATCTACAGACCTTGGATTTAGTGACTTAAAAACTCCTGCAGTCaccatttcataaaaaatgtctaagtattgtaaacttttcatatttgagaaacttttcaattttgaaatttcgaCTTCAGATTCAGATTCAGCGACCTTAAAAACCTCCGAGTATCTGTCAAATTTCAAATCGGAACGAGTTACgttgaaaaaaagagaatgtgTACCTACGTCACTGCCATTCTGGACATGAATTAATTTAGCGCAGTATTGCGTCAATGCCAACAAAGTGATTAATCGTTAATATGTTGTACACTCCCCTTGTaagttataaaagttttaaactttttgtctttattactgaatattcaatttttcaattaggTACTATTCAACCTTGTAACATGGATGTCGGTGATCTGTTTTACAAACGGAAGTTCTCTACTATCAAAACAATATCTGAAACAAATGTTAGGACAGAAATAGAAAAAGGCATCAGTATTAGGAATCAGCTGAAACTTTGGGAAAATTTCTTGGAAATGCGAATAAAGCTACAGAAATGTGTTGCAGTTAGTAATAAAATGCCACAATACGAGATGCATAAGGAATTTAGATCAGACGTGGACTTCAtgaaaaaagttaatgaaaCTAAAATGAAACTAGCACTAGTCATAGAAAACATGCTACAATTGAAAGATttcttattgaaacaatatccCGAAACAAAAAATCTACGCTTTGATGCTAAGAAGAGAAAAACCAAggagagaaatattaatacaaatgatTCGATGGATGAAGAGATACCTTCCGATACTGAAAACGAATTCGAAAACGAAAAACAATCATCTGTTGATGAAGATACAAAAGCGATTGAAGAATCAATACCTCAAAAACGTTTGAGATATAATGACTACGAGAAAATTATACGAAACGATCATGATTCCTATAAAGAGTATCGGgactttgttattaaaaaatggaacgACAAGACACGGATTGTCATGGGTTCACTAAACAAAGATTCGGGTCAGACTACGCTAAAACAAATTGAGTTTGCTATGAGTGACATAAATAAGTTACGAAAGAGAACTCAATTAAAGCGTTCCGAGTACAATATTGTTGGTAAAGCTTTGTCGAATGAAAGTAATGACGGTAAAAGAATTCAAGAATATGATCCAGAAATTTATGATGATGACGATTTTTATCATCAGTTGTTAAGAGATCTGATAGAGTATAAATCTTCAGACGTGACTGATTCTATACAACTCAGTAAACAGTGGATTCAATTGCAGAACTTACGTAAGAagataaaaaggaaaattgaTACTCGCGCGACGAAAGGCAGGAAGGTACGATACAATGTGCACAATaagttagttaattttatgGCACCCATTACAGTATACAACACGTGGACAGACAATGCAAAAAACGAACTATACAATTCGTTGTttggtaaaataaaattgacgaaAGAATAGAACAGTAATTATGGCTATGTAAACTGtagtttgtaattttacattagaatatataaaatgtgcaaatttatatttaaatttatgtttaattatatctattaataaataaatattgtcgtttcctatataattgaattatataataaatcctatataattgaaataatttaattaattaaaaagaagctttattcaattatgattaattataacatttattacatgGGTCTTTGACATGCGTTCTTTTAAACAGTATCGGTTATGAAATATCGTAACTGTTTTTATGCTCGAAGTGGGGCTGAGACTTGAGCCTTaactaaagtaatattttttgcaacaaatttttgatAGTATATTAGGGAGAAAGTAACATATGCttgtttgcattattattattaaattaacaatcaatttaatatcgtGGAATtgcttttcttatttaatttataactgtGATTTAAAACTGAAAAGACTTTggcaatttgataaatttgaaaaggtaacaatatattgataaacttgaattaaaaaaaaaattacacaaaaaatatttacacgaAGATTTAGTTATGCAGCTAATGTTGAATAAGGTTTGtctttaattgtatttttagacgctatattttttttattgtgaaatttacttttattgattatataaaaaaataagaatattacaaaaattagagtaaaatgttaaggggatactaaactgctctgttttatcattaatttttggacaccgaaattttttattgattgcatggaattgaaaatccttctccaaaattaaaatacagataataacgcggtgcgctgcgattaatttcatacgaaaaacgaaagaaaattagaaaattatagttttgttatcgacttctgtagtcgactcgtgaaaacattggctgcgtataaaagttttagactttgtacgtataaaataagcatggagcgcacttggcatttcagcaaagaacaatactgtgcttttagaatgagactaggaaccttagaaaaaaagttttcggtgtttaagaggatcctatctgttttatcgtcagaattgtacaatttgttccaatgtacaactttttattgcatttacagaattaaaaattctccacaattaattttggaaaaggatttctaaatctataaaagaaatacatacaaaattttattaataacgtgCCCAAATGActttacattatcgacctcgatcaagtttgacgagcagtttaaCATCCCCGTAATAAGGGGGGATTCTATCCTTGGCACCTAAAAATCAATcctaaatttgaattttttgagGGAAAATGAATTGATTAAGAAACCAATGTAAGGgttttattgtacattttgtctaatgtaaagaaaattttttattttgtttgaacTACAAAATGGTGGCTTTCTGCTCAAATTATGGGAACATTTTTTGTGAGACAGGCTTAAGCGGTGTGCATGATTTCAGTAAAACAGTTCAATCTCAggaaatgcaaaaataatggCATCATCTACACTGTTATAGTTATCGGGTCACATAGggattttttagaatattaatttcttttgaatttgcaataatttaaaaaaagttttaatttaaaaaaattgtctttaattgtcgattaaaaaaactacaaaatattttgcaaaaatcctACGTGGCTCAATAAAGAATGTTGCTAAGAATATTCAGTTAAAATTTGAAGTTGACAGGATGAAAACTCTGAGTTATCTTACACACCGTTTCGGAAAATTCagtttttcgagaaaaatgcgtttaaagtttttgaaacattACACAGCTATGTCACATCAAGAATTTCCATCTTACTATTAATCTGCAGTGCCTCTTTCATAAAATGACCTGCCAATGCGTTATGCTCCTCATAAAATTCGTAATAGTTACGGCTAACTCTGAGGTTTAGCACTTCCATAATTTGCAAGTAGCTTCATTGAAATTGCAAACAGCCAGATCTACTACAATTTCCAAGCCTTTTTAGCCGAGAACTTGATTTTTCGGAGCTGTCGCCCACAcagatacattaaattttttgtttctattttatgtGTAAAGACAAcgattcaataatttcaataattcaataaatttatccttACTCAATTCCTTATAAATTGGCTTCACTGTATTGAAAACAACATCAGACATTGGCGGTTTATGCTTGTAGAAAAAAAGTGTATTCGTGGCTTTTTGATAACTACAGAGATCACCAAGATTTTTCTCCAACAGGTCAGAACTGATGCTTGAGCTTGTTGtctgtcaaaattttatgatagagcccatatttttttcatgttttttacTGAATTTGAATTTCTCCTTATTGTTAATCCATAATATAGAGCGagatcattaattaatttcctgGTTAGTTTGCTTTTCCCACTAAGACTTTTGgtgtttttcttcaaattttgaaGTCATGTTTCCATGCGCTTCTGCACGTGTCCTAtgcattctttctttttttacaataagatTATCATAAGGTTCACAATCCAGTATTCCTTTAAATGTCTTACTATCACCAATTGTGACGTGGCGCGTCCGGCCGCGCTCATCACAAGTCCGACCGAGGGGATCGATCTGGGGCTACTCCTCGCCGAGCCGAGGGGGAAGCGACCttattggtttttttttctttctagcTTTCGCGCTACCGTTTTTCATTCTCagttattagtttatttagaGATAAGGCGCCGAGTGTGGGCTCAATCTAAAAGTGTATCAAGGACGGAAAAGGAGCAGCCGTCGTGGGAGTTTTGTCGCGAACTACCAATAGTGGACGAGGTGCCTCGCTGGGAGTTTCCCCGCCGAGCCGAGCGTCGGGCCTCGCTGCGCGTTGCCGTCTCTGAGCTACGAGGTTACCGACCCCGCAAAGATACCACGTTGCAGCATCACGATTCTCTGGAGGAATTACGCCGAGGGCACGCCACCGGGCTGCAGACCGGGGGAGAGGTCGCATCAATGCCAACCGCCCGCCACCAAAAATCAGTTCGGTCGCGGCCTGGTTAGTCGGACCAGCCGAAGCGGCAGGGCGCGAGAGATCTAGCTGTGGAAAATCGACACGCGATGACACCGAATATTTCCAAGGGGTGAAGCGGCGCTGCGGTGGAGCGAGTGTGGCGACTAGAGAGTTTCCTCTCTTGTGTGGCTCAGCGCCCGTGCCTACGCGGCGCTGTGGTCTTCCGTTGCCAAGCAGATCTGCTTGGTCCGCTATTACCAATAAACACATCTTTGTACTCCTGCCGCGTAACACTACATTAAAAgagtttttgttatattgcaaCTCGCGAGTGTTAATTAATTGCTGCCTGTCCTTCTTAACACCGACAGGAAGTCGTAGGCCTTCCCCGGTTTCGTGCAAGTGCACATGAAGTTTCAATAAAGCCTACACTGGTGACCCCGACGTGATTGTTTCGATCACGGACGCAGCGCAGCAGCGGCTTCATCAAGAGCAAAATTAAGACGCGATCCTGTGTCCCGGCATTCTACCAGGGATTTTCTCGTTTTGAAGAAACATAATCAGTCGagtttttccttctttttctacCGGTAGGACGCCGGACGAGTCTATTGCGCGGCGTCACACAAGCTCTGGACGAGTCCATCTCGACGCGGGAAACGGCACCGGCCAAGGCGATCGCAAATTTACCCTGCCGTTAGCGGAGCTACCACCACAGCAGGTTGACCGCACGCCTCATCATTGGGAAACCCGTCCTCTGACGGTCATGCGCGAAGCACGTCTTCGGCGTCCCGCGAAATCCGTCCTCCGACGGTTGTGCGCGAAGCACGTCTTCATGCGTCTTTAGAAATCCGTCCTTCGACGGTCGTGCGCGAGGCACTTCTTCGCACCGAGGGAACTCTGGCCACCGCCATCGTCGACCCGACGCGGCGCAGAGACAGTCTGGGCCGCTGCCTCAATGGCCATCTTCCCGGTTAGATGTTATTTTCGCGGCGTCGACCACTGCTGGACACCGTTTCGTCACGTCCCCGGTACCTCTGTCCCATATTCTTGTTACCACGCGCGTGGTTCAACGGTCGGCGATCGCTATCTAGTTTTTCGCGCGGCCATTGTCTTGTCACCACGCGCGGTAGCGCGTTGCCACCCGCGTGCGTTCTGGGGTTTGCGAAGACATTtgtgttttgtttttatttgcgCGGCGTTACGTCGTTTCGCGCATACGTCATTCGGCGCTCGCGTTCTGTGTAGCGTAAGTGTTAGCACCGATTCTCACGTAGCGTAATCCCACCGActcacaagggaacggacagaactgtccctcaccgattttaatgagctttggatatgttgtagcacataaaaaaatattagacccatattttttttatctgcgtatctcgacgtttaggagTTGAAACCACTCCTCgaaaataacacattttttcgttttttgcaaatatctttgaaaatataaggtttatgaaaaaatgttttttataaaagttttatggtattttatactctttacaatagtataattatatatttcaaaaatttaaaactttaatttaccTCACCCTCatccctttttttcaacattttaaaaattttataagaacaaaaattaaagagcattaaaagacgaatccacccatatataataacatatgggttccatcattctcaattattagcaaaacgaagtagtaatctcgcgctataggtgccgcgctagaagtagtattgcgttatttctttagtcgcgtcacactcaataactgcctcttctgcatatatttttatattaaaacataaaaatggattaatcttaattatataatacgcaacgtattacatgatattaagcataaatgcatatatataacaaaagtagcatatatatacgtatgtgcctacgtacattttcattgttacaaatgcgaatataaattaatatgaagcaaaatattttttaatatttaaaactgcaaatacaatataacgaaatatataatatcaagagaaaaatataaaacataaactgcaataactatttgcataattatattatttacact
Above is a window of Monomorium pharaonis isolate MP-MQ-018 chromosome 10, ASM1337386v2, whole genome shotgun sequence DNA encoding:
- the LOC105836115 gene encoding protein AATF, whose translation is MAGKSLADKISALITTKPDFGSDEEPEDTKAKVEPYSESDISDDYLETAEIRRQNIDTLDQVDKRYSGKKILRKDIYIEDDNISKNGECIVSKDNAEDEEIGGLLNQRTNKLDHNENTNLKEESINNLESTYDWKEQDDCNMAELGTIQPCNMDVGDLFYKRKFSTIKTISETNVRTEIEKGISIRNQLKLWENFLEMRIKLQKCVAVSNKMPQYEMHKEFRSDVDFMKKVNETKMKLALVIENMLQLKDFLLKQYPETKNLRFDAKKRKTKERNINTNDSMDEEIPSDTENEFENEKQSSVDEDTKAIEESIPQKRLRYNDYEKIIRNDHDSYKEYRDFVIKKWNDKTRIVMGSLNKDSGQTTLKQIEFAMSDINKLRKRTQLKRSEYNIVGKALSNESNDGKRIQEYDPEIYDDDDFYHQLLRDLIEYKSSDVTDSIQLSKQWIQLQNLRKKIKRKIDTRATKGRKVRYNVHNKLVNFMAPITVYNTWTDNAKNELYNSLFGKIKLTKE